The proteins below come from a single Xiphophorus couchianus chromosome 20, X_couchianus-1.0, whole genome shotgun sequence genomic window:
- the rbp7b gene encoding retinoid-binding protein 7: MPADYNGTWEMVSNDNFDGYMVALDIGFATRKIAAMLKPQKVIKQDGDSFTFQTTSSVLKYECSFKVGEEFEEVTKGMDNRKCRSVVNWDNNKLVCVQKGEKKDRGWIHWIQGDELHLELTCEGQVCKQVFKRM; this comes from the exons ATGACAATTTCGATGGTTACATGGTTGCACTTG ACATTGGCTTTGCAACACGCAAAATCGCCGCTATGCTGAAGCCTCAGAAGGTGATCAAACAAGATGGAGATTCTTTCACCTTCCAAACCACCTCCTCTGTGTTAAAGTACGAGTGCTCCTTCAAAGTTGGAGAGGAGTTTGAAGAGGTGACGAAGGGCATGGACAACCGCAAGTGTCGG TCTGTGGTTAACTGGGACAATAATAAGCTGGTGTGTGTTCAGAAAGGAGAGAAGAAAGACAGAGGCTGGATTCACTGGATTCAGGGAGACGAGCTTCATCTG gaACTGACCTGTGAAGGTCAAGTGTGCAAGCAAGTCTTTAAAAGGATGTGA
- the cenps gene encoding centromere protein S yields the protein MSVDKEEARQRLKAAVHYTVGRLCQKIEEEHRREFSRQTIAAIAETTFRECDIFAKDLEAFARHAKRSTVSAEDVKLLARRSRALSNHIQNKSEELAQEQRESRKKSTVKRKSRETEEESRE from the exons ATGTCAGTAGACAAAGAGGAAGCTCGTCAG AGGTTGAAGGCAGCGGTTCATTATACGGTGGGTCGTTTGTGTCAGAAGATCGAAGAAGAACACCGGAGGGAGTTCAGCCGACAGACCATAGCAGCCATAGCCGAAACGACATTCAGAGAGTGCG ACATCTTTGCCAAGGATCTGGAAGCTTTTGCCAG aCATGCCAAAAGAAGCACAGTGTCTGCAGAGGATGTAAAACTTCTAGCCCGCCGCAGTAGAGCTCTG TCCAAccacatacaaaataaaagtgaagaacTGGCCCAGGAGCAGCGAGAGTCCAGAAAGAAGAGTACAGtgaagaggaagagcagagagaccgaggaggagagcagagaaTGA